CGAAAGGCACTGGATCGCGCCGGTTGTCGGGCCGGCGATCTCGATCTCATTATCCTCGGCACCGACACCCCCGATCGGATCACCCCGGCGACCAGCGTGATCGTCCAGGCCAAACTCGGCGCCACGGGGGCGGGAACACTGGATATCGGCTGTGCCTGTGCATCGTTTCCAACCGCACTCGCCACCGCCACCGGGCTGATCGCCACCAATCGGTCGCTGCGACGCGTCATGGTGATCGGCGCCTACATGATGCAGCGCCTCGCCGACCCGGATGATCCGATGATCTTTTTCTACGGCGATGGCGCCGGCGCCGCCCTGATGATGCCGACCGACGGCCCCGGCCTGGTCACCAGCGCCTTCCTGGCCGACGGCCGATACGCCGATGACTGGGGCATCGCCGCTGGCGGGACCGCGGAGCCGGCCAGTCACGACGCCGTGGCCGCCGGCCGCACCCGGGTGCGCGTAAAGCGGCGCTATCCCCCCTCGATCAACGAGCAGGGCTGGCCGCGGATCATGCGACGCCTGGCCACCCAGGGAGATTTCCCGCTGGCGACCGTGAACCAGGCGGTATTCACCCAGATCAATGCCGCCAGCATCGATAATGCCTGTGCCACGCTGGACCTGGCCCCGGAACGCGCCCCGAAGCTCATGGATCGCTACG
The Spiribacter vilamensis DNA segment above includes these coding regions:
- a CDS encoding 3-oxoacyl-ACP synthase III family protein, with the translated sequence MARSAAVVATGRYLPERLVSNDELRSQLATSGHADIIARLEAGSGIRQRYRAAPDQATSDLAVAAARKALDRAGCRAGDLDLIILGTDTPDRITPATSVIVQAKLGATGAGTLDIGCACASFPTALATATGLIATNRSLRRVMVIGAYMMQRLADPDDPMIFFYGDGAGAALMMPTDGPGLVTSAFLADGRYADDWGIAAGGTAEPASHDAVAAGRTRVRVKRRYPPSINEQGWPRIMRRLATQGDFPLATVNQAVFTQINAASIDNACATLDLAPERAPKLMDRYGYTGSACIPIALDHIIEHRLAGAGDLVTLVGSGVGYNMAGVALRLEERTTR